Proteins from a single region of Kluyveromyces lactis strain NRRL Y-1140 chromosome C complete sequence:
- the SOL1 gene encoding Sol1p (highly similar to uniprot|P50278 Saccharomyces cerevisiae YNR034W) — translation MTTTVPKIFAFPEFAGVAEAVADHVVHSQNMALKDTANGSSNTRQSSTHIANQLSARSSTSMARVSSTRSLRNNSTGGVSSGGKLKKPKERRFKIAISGGSLIQVLHEGLLKRTDVQWGKWDIYFADERLVPFESNESNYGQAKRQISDQINTEKYGTPNVFHIDESLINDPQECADDYEKILIKGFAGRDSVKLPMFDLFLLGCAPDGHIASLFPNFQENLREKFAWVVPVEKAPSGPSNRISLTIPVICHSHQVTFVVEGATKAPVIKTIMERPEKGLPSSIVNEGAAGRVAWFVDDDALSDVLVTKKKYKFLITEDDI, via the coding sequence ATGACAACTACTGTACCCAAAATTTTTGCGTTTCCTGAATTCGCTGGTGTGGCAGAGGCAGTTGCTGATCATGTTGTTCACTCACAGAATATGGCATTGAAGGACACAGCGAACGGCTCATCAAATACAAGACAATCGAGCACTCATATTGCCAATCAGCTGAGTGCGAGAAGTTCGACTTCAATGGCTAGAGTATCGTCCACAAGGAGTTTACGCAATAATAGCACCGGAGGAGTTTCCTCCGGGGGGAAACTCAAAAAACCGAAAGAACGTCGTTTCAAGATTGCCATCTCTGGTGGTTCGTTAATTCAAGTGTTACATGAAGggttgttgaaaagaacagatGTTCAATGGGGTAAATGGGATATCTACTTTGCAGATGAGAGATTGGTTCCctttgaatcaaatgaGAGTAATTATGGGCAAGCTAAAAGACAAATTTCtgatcaaatcaatacTGAAAAATACGGCACACCAAACGTTTTCCACATAGATGAATCGCTTATAAATGATCCACAGGAATGTGCTGACGATTATGAAAAGATCTTAATTAAGGGTTTCGCAGGAAGAGATAGTGTAAAACTTCCCATGTTTGACCTTTTCCTCCTTGGTTGTGCTCCTGATGGACATATTGCATCTTTATTCCCtaactttcaagaaaactTACGCGAAAAATTCGCATGGGTTGTCCCAGTAGAAAAGGCTCCAAGTGGACCCTCGAATAGGATATCACTAACGATTCCAGTAATTTGTCATTCACATCAAGTTACATTCGTTGTGGAAGGTGCTACAAAGGCTCCTGTCATCAAGACAATAATGGAAAGACCAGAAAAAGGTCTTCCAAGTAGTATTGTCAATGAAGGGGCAGCCGGGCGTGTTGCATGGTTTGTTGACGATGATGCATTAAGTGATGTTTTGGtaacaaagaagaaatacaaaTTTCTAATCACAGAGGATGATATataa
- a CDS encoding uncharacterized protein (no similarity) → MYLLLDPQIPVNATTISISSSYSISSKNPCIYFSMTFLCHISLPTLYNYQTVISDTFSYIRPSVKKNKMRIGAILDRPELCKSYTNRLEVLKRSHRCRQFSVIFFIFLYLHKLLTYMEVYLHEESIARQVITVANIESGFENLQCTF, encoded by the coding sequence ATGTACTTATTATTAGATCCACAAATTCCAGTAAACGCAACAACAATATCTATTTCGTCCTCTTACAGTATAAGTAGCAAAAATCCTTGCATTTACTTTTCTATGACTTTCCTTTGTCATATTTCTCTGCCAACTTTGTATAACTATCAAACCGTGATAAGTGACACATTTTCTTATATACGGCCCTCAgtaaagaagaacaaaatgCGAATAGGAGCGATCCTTGACAGGCCTGAGCTCTGTAAGAGTTATACTAACCGCTTAGAGGTGCTAAAACGCTCCCATAGGTGTCGACAGTTTTCTgtgatttttttcattttcttatATCTACATAAGCTATTAACCTATATGGAAGTCTATTTACATGAAGAATCCATAGCAAGGCAAGTAATTACGGTAGCAAACATTGAATCAggttttgaaaacttgCAATGCACTTTCTAA
- the ABZ1 gene encoding 4-amino-4-deoxychorismate synthase (similar to uniprot|P37254 Saccharomyces cerevisiae YNR033W), whose translation MTFSVLFVDSYDSFTYNVVELIKEQGQDIEVITIHNDTFQSYNELKPFLRLFDAIVIGPGPGNPVNGPTDIGIIASLFNDSDVIPILGICLGFQVMCHANGASVEQLGNVRHGQVFQVNVTDNSIGLYNGYPIAFNSVRYHSLHVIADPNSSTIIPLSETIDDGKKVLMGGRISGKPWYGVQYHPESCCSELGGKLIANFIELAKDYNETTGRKSNIISKIYENGIGQQNTDIDNMTTLSRKIDRDPIVPKTSANEGKEPDIDVEVHSMDITNETDLTLQLCESFEQNNLPFFLMASSTINANRGEISIIALPNSKSKVFTHYSQLNKTTIHDWRPKSLTVEKYYENLISGQSDSITTVLSEDRNRFWGTIGSFMNDKSCPDQWPELSFIGGFVGILGYEMGQFTSPDLEDQLKPDAKLCFVDNTILIHHTKGKLYTVGLNTNFSAEVTKLINIVLSTKRNLDWPMELPKGITYGITLPSQEAYKKAFGLSQKYLHQGDSYEICLTSQTKIEPSEVISPWRIFQTLIQKNPAPFSSFFQFDDIEQNKFDLCLISTSPERFLKYTNDTCELRPIKGTVKKGPDMDLEKATCILKTPKEFGENLMILDLIRNDLYELLPKVTVDEIMSVEEYKTVYQLVSVVRGHHLKDSKYSGLDVLKHSLPPGSMTGAPKKKTVELLQAQIEPLLGSSTRGVYSGVTGYWSANMNGDWSVNIRCMYSYDQGNSWQIGAGGAVTVLSTCDGEWEEMFTKLESALQVFKT comes from the coding sequence ATGactttttctgttttgtTTGTGGACTCTTATGACTCGTTCACATATAATGTTGTTGAGCTGATAAAGGAGCAGGGGCAAGACATCGAGGTAATCACAATTCATAATGACACTTTTCAAAGTTACAATGAGTTGAAACCATTTTTGAGATTATTTGATGCGATTGTCATTGGTCCTGGTCCTGGTAATCCAGTGAACGGACCCACAGATATCGGTATAattgcttctttgtttaaCGATTCCGATGTTATTCCAATTCTCGGAATATGTCTTGGTTTCCAAGTCATGTGCCATGCGAATGGTGCCAGTGTTGAACAATTGGGTAATGTTAGACACGGCCAAGTATTTCAGGTTAATGTTACCGATAATAGCATTGGGCTGTACAATGGATATCCGATTGCCTTCAATTCAGTAAGATACCATTCTTTGCATGTGATTGCAGATCCTAATTCATCGACAATAATTCCATTATCAGAAACTATAGATGATGGTAAAAAAGTTCTTATGGGCGGTAGGATTAGTGGAAAACCATGGTATGGAGTGCAATATCATCCAGAATCGTGCTGTTCTGAGCTTGGTGGGAAATTGATTGCAAACTTTATCGAACTGGCAAAAGACTATAACGAAACCACTGGCCGTAAGAGCAAcattatttcaaagatataTGAGAATGGGATAGGGCAACAGAACactgatattgataatatGACTACTTTGAGTCGCAAAATTGATAGAGATCCGATAGTTCCAAAAACAAGTGCAAATGAAGGTAAAGAACCCGACATTGATGTTGAAGTGCACTCAATGGATATCACTAATGAAACAGACTTAACCCTCCAATTATGCGAATCCTTTGAGCAAAATAACTtacctttttttctcatgGCATCCTCGACTATAAACGCTAATAGAGGAGAAATATCCATTATTGCATtaccaaattcaaagagtaAAGTCTTCACACATTATTCCCAATTAAATAAGACTACTATACATGATTGGCGACCAAAAAGTTTGACTGTCGAGAAATATTATGAAAACTTAATTTCCGGGCAATCGGATAGCATCACTACTGTTTTATCTGAAGATAGGAATAGATTCTGGGGTACCATTGGTTCCTTCATGAACGACAAAAGCTGTCCAGATCAATGGCCAGAACTTTCATTTATTGGTGGTTTTGTCGGTATTCTTGGGTATGAAATGGGTCAATTCACATCACCAGATTTGGAAGATCAACTAAAACCTGATGCAAAGCTTTGTTTTGTGGACAACACCATTTTGATTCATCATACTAAAGGGAAATTGTACACTGTAGGCCTTAATACTAACTTTTCCGCAGAAGTTACAAAGTTAATAAACATTGTGTTGTCGACGAAACGCAATTTAGATTGGCCAATGGAGTTACCAAAAGGCATAACATATGGCATTACACTACCTTCACAAGAAGCGTACAAGAAGGCGTTTGGTTTATCTCAGAAATATTTACATCAAGGTGATAGTTACGAGATCTGCTTGACTTCCCAGACTAAGATAGAACCTAGTGAGGTCATTTCACCGTGGAGAATATTCCAAAcattgattcaaaagaatccAGCACCGTTTTCCagtttcttccaatttgaTGACATAGAACAGAACAAATTCGATTTGTGCCTAATATCTACATCTCCGGAAAGATTCTTGAAGTATACAAATGATACTTGCGAGTTGAGACCAATAAAAGGGACAGTCAAGAAAGGACCTGATATGGATCTAGAGAAAGCAACATGCATCTTGAAAACCCCCAAGGAGTTCGGTGAAAACTTAATGATTTTAGACTTGATCAGAAATGATTTATACGAGTTATTACCAAAAGTAactgttgatgaaattatGTCAGTAGAAGAGTATAAAACTGTCTACCAATTGGTCAGTGTTGTCCGTGGGCatcatttgaaagattcaaagTACTCCGGATTGGATGTTTTGAAACACTCGTTACCACCGGGGTCAATGACCGGAgcaccaaagaagaaaactgtGGAGCTTTTGCAGGCGCAGATTGAACCCTTACTAGGCTCCTCCACAAGAGGTGTATACTCCGGTGTGACAGGATACTGGTCCGCTAATATGAATGGAGATTGGTCTGTTAACATCAGATGTATGTATTCCTACGATCAAGGAAACAGTTGGCAGATTGGTGCGGGAGGTGCAGTCACGGTTCTCAGTACCTGCGATGGTGAATGGGAAGAAATGTTTACGAAATTAGAAAGTGCATTGcaagttttcaaaaccTGA
- the HUB1 gene encoding ubiquitin-like protein HUB1 (highly similar to uniprot|Q6Q546 Saccharomyces cerevisiae YNR032C-A HUB1 Ubiquitin-like protein modifier), whose protein sequence is MIEVLVNDRLGKKVNVKCLSEDTVGDFKKVLSVQLGTASASKIVLQKGGSVLKDHITLEDYEVHDGTNLELYYV, encoded by the coding sequence ATGATTGAAGTACTAGTAAACGATCGTCTTGGAAAAAAAGTCAATGTAAAATGTTTAAGCGAAGATACTGTTGGTGATTTTAAGAAGGTATTGAGTGTACAATTGGGGACTGCGTCAGCATCCAAGATTGTGCTACAAAAAGGTGGTAGCGTATTGAAAGATCACATAACTTTAGAAGATTATGAAGTTCACGACGGAACTAATTTGGAGTTGTATTATGTGTAA
- the PPG1 gene encoding putative serine/threonine-protein kinase PPG1 (similar to uniprot|P32838 Saccharomyces cerevisiae YNR032W PPG1 Putative serine/threonine protein phosphatase required for glycogen accumulation interacts with Tap42p which binds to and regulates other protein phosphatases), with protein MELDWCLEQLYEGKLLPAETIRALCFKLKELLVRESNVVHISTPVTVVGDIHGQFHDLLEIFHIGGPLPSTNYVFLGDYVDRGLYSVETITLLITLKLRYPSRIHLIRGNHESRQITQSYGFYTECLNKFGEGSQVWQYFTDLFDYLILACIIDDTIFCVHGGLSPNIQSIDQIRIIDRIREIPHDGAMADLVWSDPEDDRNDITSSQFKVSPRGAGYTFGKAIVDKFFSINGVTKMLRAHQLCNEGYQDYFGGKVTTVWSAPNYCYRCGNKASILELYSPTDFHFNVFDEAPENKLLTDPMLNDKTLHSFFEEDDDAHMGQYDVFSDEHQAKYALKRQVDYFL; from the coding sequence ATGGAACTCGATTGGTGTTTGGAACAGCTATATGAGGGGAAACTACTTCCTGCTGAGACGATCAGGGCGTTGTGTTTCAAATTAAAGGAATTGCTAGTGAGAGAATCTAATGTTGTTCATATCAGTACGCCTGTGACTGTTGTTGGTGACATTCACGGTCAATTCCATGATCTTTTAGAGATATTCCATATTGGTGGACCTCTGCCGTCCACAAATTACGTGTTTTTGGGTGATTATGTCGACAGAGGGTTGTACAGTGTGGAGACAATTACTTTGCTGATAACGTTAAAGCTTAGATATCCAAGCCGTATTCATCTAATTCGTGGTAATCATGAATCACGTCAGATCACCCAGAGTTATGGTTTTTATACGGAAtgtttgaacaaatttGGCGAGGGAAGTCAAGTATGGCAGTATTTCACGGATCTATTCGattatttgattcttgCATGTATCATTGATGATACAATTTTCTGCGTTCATGGTGGACTTTCACCCAATATTCAATCCATTGATCAAATACGGATTATCGATAGGATCAGAGAAATCCCACATGATGGCGCCATGGCAGATTTGGTCTGGTCAGACCCTGAAGACGACAGAAACGATATCACTTCTTCACAATTCAAAGTCTCACCGAGAGGTGCTGGTTACACTTTCGGTAAAGCTATAGTGGACAAATTTTTTAGCATCAATGGTGTCACAAAGATGCTCAGAGCTCATCAACTATGTAACGAGGGATATCAGGATTATTTTGGAGGGAAAGTCACCACTGTTTGGTCCGCTCCCAATTACTGTTATCGTTGTGGGAATAAAGCATCTATTTTAGAATTATACTCACCAACAGACTTTCACTTTAACGTGTTCGATGAAGCTCCAGAAAATAAACTACTTACAGATCCAATGCTTAATGATAAAACTTTACATTCCTTcttcgaagaagatgacgatgCACACATGGGGCAATATGACGTATTCTCCGATGAGCACCAAGCAAAATATGCTCTGAAAAGACAAGTTGACTATTTTTTATGA
- the SSK2 gene encoding mitogen-activated protein kinase kinase kinase SSK2 (similar to uniprot|P53599 Saccharomyces cerevisiae YNR031C SSK2 Suppressor of Sensor Kinase (SLN1) A MAP kinase kinase kinase activator of Pbs2p): MSQNNDSRDEAYVREQFQRYTTKMASNKNSNTDSKCRSTSHLNSLASISSDTSNETLKGNLSAASPTFSSDSTLSTKKLPVLQTLPTSLPNGQHQQGQLFPASSSSSSAISSRKPSVSGSFGTQTPTTAQLKTITSPKLSGALSTRSRSNSLTSSKLFALNQSNDSPSSTSVYPVPPNVASLNSQTASSMSVSTSADQYFPAQQNGSTTTVNLTPTLSSPSIRSLNNSTTSTTKSFKPLQKQYVLNEQLYLSSMKNKKADDYYTRGITSSGNEDDDDFRVDGENDDVDNDLSKLNNGLGSAIFGNNIATTTDKGFHSIDDDELVLMNDKILLERMEWLRSVEPNNPLIENSLNLLNKTGGSTDSLESFSNIETQLALEQLSNNHLVRERLEWQTMLSSVLNGDIVKSEKTKLAKRKPDEILLNHNDLIWLELKAWLNGRTVEDQRKSLEYSKTTADEVFEEILNYKNEKEENPEVVIEEAKILLNKYYKVVGYWKNLPNMNLEKPVTKTSNFVSRIEALNSLINSYEGLQYEIEALKQWTQNDDLDVTFTKDSLDTEGIFKNDRSFAEQIMKEKDIEGIFQKKIFFKHAPWMFKSKLVFLKQQNSIHEMRLPLPVDKLHSLLTFPLRLIQEIISIRLEYARKLKKPTMMMIDQMIDDFSTYIKLSVQIKHTLMEYRSGWSLKVEISDAFDAKVVEAIEFLFKLLHLKLIDSSKNSFKTFKEPDILFAHWENLKNFGCYISGASKVIAQGFVNITIRLLNRLHLYIMEEQRNSVDLVTSDDARKWVVEVIENVGAFKRKTNRFSNVLTKAFQNSVLYNIKDHSMLLERLRNSGHFLIYTGGILEQNGIYLIASEELLGCSDDEIMDIIKSTKIGSDLIPKVEINNSLTIYNPPEDLTLPEAMFVQKERRNGVSYYHLKQDDLTQRVGIRGKGGSSTAPEEEGEELVQLENKLKMLGYVLVFCPTKPMVWNGEMYNLTSEEPLTMEEFGLSVEEDVIVMLNQGSTYALDYQVDRFQHFAGDAISIREKKCAINSIETALQRINKSYFRMTYIVLKNFGSVQKNVTLQTNESVFFNIAYLFVKDFAKNFLLLNVATPETKAIIIRLMIQISIDWLTFVLDECDPANPETFRWCVPAMEFAMRMTNGWNILGIEEKEFKLLKEKIARCMSLLISHFDITGARSREAERIDAQQTRPNFDIDDADDDMILAVNSEMRMNAITDMEKVVKVKRHYSVGKVIDDTDNQSKLLKSLASSISNLSIRWQKRSFIGSGSFGTVYSAVNLDTGDILAVKEIKIQDAKSMKQIFPSLKEEMRVMEILNHPNIVQYYGVEVHRDKVNIFMEFCEGSSLASLLEHGRIEDEMVTQVYTLQLLEGLACLHQSGVVHRDIKPENILLDRNGVIKYVDFGAAKLIAKNGSKRISLDANNKSTGGKDMIGTPMYMAPETVTGQGHGKFGSDDIWSLGCVVLEMVTGRRPWANLDNEWAIMYHVAAGHLPQFPTKSEISSAGRKFISRCLIQDANKRATAMELLLDPWISQIRNIAFGGNAESFNNETHN; encoded by the coding sequence ATGTCGCAAAACAACGATAGCAGAGACGAGGCATATGTCAGGGAGCAATTCCAAAGATATACGACTAAGATGGCTTCTAATAAGAATTCCAATACTGATTCGAAATGTAGAAGTACTTCACATCTGAATTCGCTGGCTTCGATTTCAAGTGACACTTCAAATGAAACTTTAAAGGGAAATTTATCAGCAGCTTCGCCTACGTTTTCATCAGATTCTACTCTGAGTACTAAAAAACTGCCAGTTCTACAGACGCTTCCGACATCTCTGCCAAATGGACAGCATCAACAGGGGCAGCTCTTTcctgcttcttcttcaagcTCCTCAGCAATATCTTCAAGGAAACCAAGTGTGTCTGGTTCCTTTGGAACGCAGACTCCGACTACAGCTCAGTTGAAAACTATAACATCGCCCAAACTCAGCGGTGCACTTTCAACAAGGTCAAGGTCTAATTCGCTCACAAGCTCCAAACTATTTGCGCTGAACCAATCCAATGATTCTCCGTCATCGACCTCGGTTTATCCCGTACCGCCTAATGTCGCTTCGTTGAACTCTCAAACAGCTAGTTCAATGTCAGTTTCCACATCAGCGGACCAATATTTTCCAGCACAACAGAATGGTTCCACTACAACAGTAAATTTAACTCCAACGTTGTCTTCTCCATCGATTAGATCACTGAATAATAGCACCACCAGTACCACGAAATCGTTCAAACCTTTGCAAAAGCAATACGTACTCAATGAACAGCTTTATCTAAGCTCgatgaaaaataaaaaagcAGATGATTATTACACGCGAGGAATAACGTCTTCTggaaatgaagatgatgatgattttaGAGTGGATGGAGAAAACGATGATGTTGATAATGACCTAAGCAAATTGAATAATGGACTGGGCTCTGCAATTTTCGGAAATAATATCGCAACGACAACAGATAAAGGCTTTCATTCcatcgatgatgatgaacttGTATTAATGAATGATAAAATCTTACTTGAAAGGATGGAATGGTTACGCTCAGTGGAACCGAATAACCCTCTAATAGAAAATTCATTGAACCTGTTGAATAAAACTGGTGGCTCTACGGACAGTCTTGAGAgcttttcaaatattgaaacGCAGCTTGCTTTGGAACAACTCTCGAATAATCATTTAGTCAGAGAAAGGCTAGAGTGGCAGACTATGCTCTCGAGCGTTTTGAATGGTGATATTGTTAAGAGTGAGAAGACAAAACTTGCGAAACGCAAGCCTGATGAAATTTTACTGAATCATAATGATCTAATATGGTTAGAACTTAAGGCTTGGTTAAATGGTAGAACCGTCGAAGATCAACGTAAATCATTGGAATATTCTAAAACTACTGCTGATGAGGTATTCgaagaaatcttgaactataaaaatgaaaaagaagaaaaccCTGAAGTTGTCATAGAAGAAGCCAAAATACTATTGAATAAATATTACAAAGTGGTTggatattggaaaaatctCCCCAATATGAATCTCGAGAAACCTGTAACCAAAACCTCTAATTTTGTAAGCAGAATTGAAGCACTCAATTCGTTGATAAACTCGTACGAAGGATTACAATATGAGATAGAGGCATTGAAACAATGGACtcaaaatgatgatttggatgTAACTTTTACGAAAGATTCGTTAGACACTGAAGgtatcttcaaaaatgaCAGATCTTTCGCAGAACAAATTATGAAAGAGAAGGACATCGAAGGTATCTTTCAGAAAAAGATCTTTTTCAAGCATGCCCCTTGGATGTTCAAGAGCAAATTGGTGTTTTTGAAGCAACAAAATTCTATTCACGAAATGCGCTTACCTTTACCGGTGGACAAATTGCATTCTCTTTTAACGTTTCCACTTCGTTTGATCCAAGAAATAATATCAATCAGATTAGAATACGCTAGAAAACTCAAAAAGCCTACCATGATGATGATTGACCAAATGATTGATGACTTCAGTACATATATCAAGCTTTCTGTTCAAATCAAGCATACCCTTATGGAATACAGATCTGGATGGAGCCTTAAGGTTGAGATAAGTGATGCTTTCGATGCTAAAGTTGTTGAAGCTATAGAGTTCTTGTTCAAACTTCTTCACTTAAAATTGATTGACAGCTCAAAGAATTCCTTTAAAACATTTAAAGAACCAGACATTTTATTTGCCCATTGggaaaacttgaaaaacTTCGGTTGTTATATATCTGGAGCAAGTAAAGTAATCGCACAGGGTTTTGTCAACATTACTATAAGATTGTTGAACCGACTACATCTTTACATTATGGAAGAGCAACGAAACTCAGTAGACTTAGTAACTTCTGATGATGCCAGAAAATGGGTAGTTGAAGTTATAGAAAATGTCGGTGCTTTCAAGAGAAAGACCAATAGATTTTCGAACGTCTTAACGAAGGCGTTCCAAAACTCTGTTCTTTATAACATCAAGGATCACAGCATGCTGCTGGAGAGACTTAGGAATAGTGGACACTTCTTGATCTACACTGGAGGGATCCTAGAACAAAATGGGATTTATTTAATTGCAAGTGAGGAGCTTCTAGGATGctctgatgatgaaataaTGGACATTATCAAATCTACTAAAATAGGGTCCGATTTGATtccaaaagttgaaattaatAATAGTTTAACTATTTACAACCCTCCAGAGGATCTTACATTACCCGAAGCGATGTTCGTACAGAAAGAAAGACGAAACGGGGTGTCCTATTATCATTTAAAACAAGATGACCTCACACAGAGAGTTGGCATTAGAGGTAAAGGAGGAAGCTCGACAGCCCCTGAggaagaaggagaagaacTCGTTCAACTCgaaaacaaattgaaaatgcttGGTTATGTTTTGGTATTCTGTCCAACAAAACCAATGGTATGGAATGGAGAAATGTACAATCTTACCAGCGAAGAACCTTTGACTATGGAAGAATTTGGCCTCAGTGTAGAAGAAGACGTTATTGTTATGTTGAATCAGGGATCAACTTACGCGTTAGATTATCAAGTGGATAGGTTTCAACATTTTGCCGGTGATGCGATATCCATAcgggaaaaaaaatgtgCTATCAACAGCATTGAGACGGCTCTTCAACGTATCAATAAATCCTACTTCAGGATGACGTATATTGTATTGAAAAACTTCGGCAGCGTACAGAAGAATGTCACTTTACAGACTAACGAGAGTGTCTTTTTCAACATAGCATACTTGTTCGTGAAAGATTTTGCAAAAAACTTCCTTCTATTAAATGTCGCTACACCGGAAACTAAGGCAATTATTATTCGCCTTATGATTCAGATCAGCATAGACTGGTTaacttttgttcttgatgaatGTGATCCGGCCAATCCAGAAACATTTAGATGGTGTGTCCCAGCAATGGAATTTGCTATGCGTATGACCAACGGATGGAATATTTTGGGGATTGAGGAGAAGGAATTCaagttgttgaaagagaagattGCTAGATGTATGTCATTGTTAATATCTCACTTCGACATCACAGGGGCAAGATCCAGAGAAGCTGAAAGGATTGATGCTCAACAAACAAGACCAAACTTTGATATCGATGATGCTGACGATGATATGATTTTGGCTGTTAATTCAGAGATGCGTATGAATGCAATAACAGATATGGAAAAGGTTGTCAAAGTCAAAAGGCATTATTCTGTTGGTAAAGTTATTGATGATACCGATAATCAAAgcaaattgttgaaatctcttgcttcttcaatatctAACCTTTCTATTAGATGGCAAAAGCGTAGCTTTATCGGAAGTGGTAGCTTTGGTACTGTATATTCCGCTGTTAACCTAGATACTGGTGATATTTTAGCGGTAAAAGAGATCAAAATCCAAGATGCTAAATCCATGAAGCAAATTTTCCCATCtctcaaagaagaaatgcGCGTCATGGAGATCTTAAATCACCCGAATATTGTTCAGTACTATGGTGTGGAAGTTCACAGAGACAAGGTTAATATCTTTATGGAATTCTGCGAGGGTTCCTCCTTAGCCAGTTTACTCGAACATGGCCggattgaagatgaaatggTAACTCAAGTTTACACACTACAATTACTTGAGGGATTGGCATGTTTGCACCAATCTGGAGTTGTGCACAGAGATATCAAACCGGAGAATATCTTATTGGATCGTAATGGCGTTATCAAATATGTAGATTTTGGTGCCGCAAAACTCATTGCAAAGAACGGATCAAAGAGGATATCACTGGATGCCAATAACAAATCTACAGGCGGGAAAGATATGATCGGAACACCGATGTATATGGCACCAGAAACGGTGACTGGTCAAGGACACGGAAAATTCGGATCCGATGATATATGGTCTTTAGGTTGTGTTGTACTGGAAATGGTGACCGGTAGACGTCCATGGGCTAACTTAGACAATGAATGGGCTATCATGTATCATGTTGCAGCTGGTCACCTTCCGCAATTCCCAACCAAGTCTGAAATTTCATCTGCGGGTAGAAAGTTCATAAGCAGATGCTTAATACAAGATGCCAATAAAAGAGCAACTGCAATGGAATTGTTACTTGATCCCTGGATTTCTCAAATACGTAACATTGCATTTGGTGGCAATGCAGAATCTTTTAATAATGAAACTCATAACTAG